The window CCCGTACTCGACCCGGCGGCCGTCGGACGCGCGGAGCACCGCGACCCGGCCGTCGACGTGGTCGACGTCGATCGAGCGGCCTCGCTCGTGCACCAGGCGGACGACGACGTCGTCGCTGTTCCGTTCGATGCGGACCGCTGTGCCGGCTCCGCCGCGCTGTCCGAGCCACTGCCCCGACGGCGAGAAGTCGATGCGCTCGCCCTGGTTGTCGCGGACGACGAGCCGGTCGCCCTCGACCGCGAGCCAGCGGTTCTCGCCGACTCCGCGCGCCCAGCCCTCGCCGTCGCGCAGGAACCGGACCTGGCGGCCGTCAGCACCGACGAACGACGCGCCCTCGTCGTCGATGAGCAGCCGGGTCTCGAGGATCGACGCCCACCCCGGACCGAAGAGCCCGACGTGCTGGTCGAGGGAGTTGTACATGCGGGTGATCTGCAGCGCCGCGGATGCACCGGTGAACCCGAGGTCGAGCTCCGGTTCGAGGAAGTTGCCCGTCGTGGTGTTGACCGGGTCCATCGAGTACCCGGTGGTCGGCTGGGCGCCGTAGGCCGATGGCGGATCGAACTGCAGGTCGGTGCGGGACTGCGAGACGCCGGCGGCCGTCAGGGCCGCGGCGAGCGCGGCATCCGAGACGGTGGAGACGGCGCCTTCGCCGCCGGCTGCCGCGAACGCGTCGGCGATGGTGTTCGCCCACGTGACGTCCTGGCCGTTGGCGGTGCTCCACTGCTCGAAGGCGTTCACGAGGCTCGTCGCGTCGATGTGCCCCCAGGAGCACTTCGACGCGAAGTCGGCGAGCTTGCCGCGCAGGCCAGCCGGCTTGCCGTCGAGCGACTGGTTCAGTGTCGACGACCCGGTGGCGAACGAGCGGAGGTCGGCGGGCTTGGCGGACGACGTCCCACCGCCACCCCCGCCACCGGACCCGGGGTTCGGCGTCTGGCGCGGAGTGCTCGGTCCGGTCGCCTGGTCGAAGGTCGGTGCGTCCTCGTGGTGGACGGTGGGCGGCACGGGAGCCCCGGCGACCTTGTCGTGCACCCACTCGAAGAAGTTCCGGTCGCCGTACTCCGCTTCCCAGTCGCGGGCTTCCTTGCGACGAGCGTTCTCCCGCTCGGCGGCGGCCTGCATCTTGTCGACCCACCCCGCGACGGTGCGGAGGTTCGCGGCGATCGTCGAACCGTCGGACGCTGCCGTCGACGCGTTCTGCGCGAAGAGCTCGGAGAAGTGCCCGCGGAACTCCTGCGACGCGGTGGTGACGTAGGACTGCCGTGAGCCGGCCTGTCCCTCGATCGACTCGGCCGCGCCGTTCAGTGCCGAGCTGAGTGCGTCGGCCGTAGCGTTGTCGAACTCGACCGGATCGTTGCCGTGCAGGTCAGCCATGGTTCTTCCCCCGAAGTCGTACTGGTCGTACTGGTCGTGCTGGTCACGCGGCCCCACCGACCGCGAACGCCCGGACCGCCGCGAGCGCGACGGTCCGGGCGGAACGAGTGGCTGCTTACGCGCCGCCACCCGCGGTGAAGATGTCCTGCGAGATCTTGTCGAGCTGCGTGCGGAGCTGCTCGAGCTCGGTCTTCGCCTTGTCGAGGGCGGCCTTGGTTTCCGGCCAGGTCGACCCACGGAACGTCGCCGCGAGCGGGCCGTCCCAGACGTTCGAGTCGGACAGGATCCGGCCCTGGGCGTCGAGCTGCGAGATCTGGTCGGTGAAACCACCGTTGATGATCGACTGGACCTGACGGATGGCGGTCTTGGCCTGCTCGGTCGAAAGGACACGCGACATGATGAACCTCTTTCATTCGTAGCTGCACCCCCGCGCAGTGGAATCCCCCCGGAGGCTCTGACGGGACCCACCATACCCACAAACCGGCGCAGATGTCACCGTTCGTATATCGTGACCGTTCCTTCACAAACGGTCCGTTCACCGCGGGTTTCCACAGCGTCCACCGGAGCCCCTCCGACCGTGGTGCCCTGGTGGCAGGATGTGGACATGGACACCGAACCGCAGCTCGACGGCGAATCCGTCGCACCCGACCTCGACGACTTCGACGAGGTCGTCGAGATCGAGCACGAGTCGCTGCCGTCGGACCGCTACTTCGACCGTGAGCTCAGCTGGTTGCGCTTCAACCAGCGGGTGCTCGAACTGGGCGAGGACCGCACGCAGCCCCTGCTCGAGCGTGCGAACTTCCTGGCGATCTTCGCGTCCAACCTCGACGAGTTCTTCATGGTCCGGGTGGCCGGCCTGAAGCGCCGCATCGACACCGGCATCGCCGTCCCGACCAACGTCGGCCGTGCACCGAGCGACGTCCTGCGCGACATCGCGAAGAAGGCCCACGAACTGCAGGACCGCCACGCCCAGGCGTTCATCGGCTCGCTCAAGCCCGACCTCGACGCCGCCGGCATCCACATCGAGCACTGGTCCGACCTGGACGAGGCCGACCGGCTGCGGATGCGCGAGTACTTCAACGAGCAGATCTTCCCGGTCCTCATGCCCCTGGCGGTCGACCCGGCGCACCCGTTCCCCTACATCTCCGGACTCTCGCTCAACCTGGCGGTCCGGGTCCGCAACCCGAAGTCACAGCGGCAGGAGTTCGCGCGCCTGAAGGTGCCGCAGAACTTCTCCCGCTTCATCAAGCTGCCGGACGACAACTCCGGGCGGATGCGGTTCATCCCCCTCGAAGACCTCATCGCGAACCACCTCGACGACCTGTTCCCGGGGATGGAGGTGCTCGAGCACCACGTGTTCCGGGTCACCCGCAACGAGGACGTCGAGATCGAGGAGGACGAGGCCGAGAACCTCATCCAGGCCCTCGAGCGCGAACTGCTGCGTCGCCGGTTCGGTCCGCCCATCCGCCTCGAGATCACCGAGGACATGGACCCGGTGACCCTCGACCTGCTCGTGCGCGAGCTCGACATCACCGAGCAGGAGGTCTTCCGGCTGCCGTCGCCCCTCGACCTCGGCGGCCTGTTCGAGATCTCGAAGATCAACCGTCCGGACCTGCACTACCCGAAGCACGTGCCGACGACCCCGGTGCAGTTCCAGCCGGGCGAACCGAACACGAAGCCCGACCTGTTCCGCGCCATCAAGGCGAACGACGTCCTCGTGCACCACCCGTACGAGTCCTTCGCGACGAGCGTGCAGGCGTTCCTCGAGCAGGCCGCGGCCGACCCGCACGTGCTCGCCATCAAGCAGACGCTGTACCGCACCTCTGGTGACAGCCCCATCGTCGAGGCCCTGATCGACGCCGCCGCCGCGGGCAAGCAGGTCCTGGCGCTCGTCGAGATCAAGGCGCGCTTCGACGAGCAGAACAACATCACGTGGGCCCGCAAGCTCGAGAAGGCCGGCGTGCACGTCGTCTACGGCCTGGTCGGGCTGAAGACGCACTCGAAGCTCGTGCTCGTCATCCGGCAAGAGGGCGGCACGCTCAAGCACTACAGCCACATCGGCACGGGCAACTACAACCCGAAGACCTCGCGCATCTACGAGGACATGGGCCTGTTCACCGCGGACGACACCGTGGGCAAGGACCTGACGCGCCTGTTCAACGAGCTGTCCGGCTACGCGATCGAGAAGAAGTTCAAGCGGCTGCTCGTCGCACCGCTGCACCTGCGCAAGGGGCTGCTCAAGCGCATCCAGACCGAGGCGGACAACGCGCGCGCCGGCAAGCCGTCCGGCATCCGGATCAAGGTCAACTCGATGGTCGACGAGCAGATCATCGACGCCCTCTACCTGGCCAGCCAGGCCGGTGTGCCGGTCGACGTCTGGGTGCGCGGCATCTGCTCGCTCAAGCCGGGGATGGAAGGGGTGAGCGACACCATCCGGGTGCGGAGCATCGTCGGCCGGTACCTCGAGCACTCCCGCGCGTTCGCGTTCCACAACGAGGGCGACCCGGCCGTGTTCATCGGCAGCGCCGACATGATGCACCGCAACCTCGACCGCCGGGTCGAGGCCCTCGTGCGGTTGACGGCGCCGGACCACATCAACGAGGTGCTCGAGATGTTCGACCTGGCGATGGCCGACACCGCGAGCTCGTGGCACCTCGAGTCCGACGGCGAGTGGACGCGGCACTCGACCGACGATGACGGTCGTCCGCTCGAAGACGTGCAGAATGTGACCATGCGGAAGATCTCGGCTCGGAAGCGCTCCACTCGGTGAGCGGCGGTCCCTCGGGCCCCGTCCTCGCCGCCGGCGCAGTCGTCTGGCGCGAACAGGACGGCACGCCCCTCGTGCTGCTCATCCACCGCGACCACCACAAGGACGTCTCCCTGCCCAAGGGCAAGGTCGATCCGGGTGAGGCCGTCCCGACGACCGCCGTACGCGAGATCGACGAGGAGACGGGCTACCGCGTGCACCTCGGCGCCCCGCTCGGCACCGCCGAGTACGTGCTGCCGAACGGCCGCGACAAGGTCGTGCACTACTGGGCCGCGCGCGTCTCGGCGAAGGAGTACGCCCGTGCCGGCGACTTCACCCCGAACCACGAGGTCGCCGCACTCGAGTGGGTCACGATCGACGACGCCCGCAACCGCCTGACGTACGAGCGCGACGTGGCGATCCTCGACCGGTTCGCCGAGCGCGCCGCCGCGGGCCACCACCGCACGTTCGCCCTGATCGCGCTGCGGCACGCGAAGACCGTGCCCGGCTCCGACTGGAACGGCCCGGACGCCACCCGTCCGCTCCTGCCCGTCGGCCGCTCGCAGGCGAAGGCCGCGGCGTCGCCGGTCGCCGCGTTCGGTCCGAAGAAGATCGTGAGCAGCACGGCAGCACGGTGCCTCGCCACCGTCGAACCGCTGTCGGCCACCACGAAGCTCGGGGTCTCGAGCAGCTCCGACATCAGCCAGGACGCCCACGACCGCGGCGCCGCCGACGTCAAGGGCGTCGTCCGTCGACGGCTCGACAAGGGCAAGACCGCGGTGCTGTGCTCGCACGGGCCGGTGCTGCCGGACATCATCGCGCGGATCGCCACCGCGACCGCCGACGACTCCGGCCGGTTCGACCTGCGCCGTGCCGCGATGCTGTCGGTCGGCGACTTCTCGGTGATGCACATCGCCGGTGAGACCCTCGTCGCCGTCGAGACCCACCGCAACACGATCCCGGCGTAGCGACCACACGCTCTGCACCCGGCCGCGCGCCGGGCGTGTGCCGTGCCCGGGCACGTGATCCGGGCCTCCCGTCCAGCGCCCTGCAGAACATGCGTCTGCATCTTCCGCGCGCACGCACGACGTCCCGATCCTGCTCCCGGCGCGGCGGCGCCGCACGCCGCCCCGACCGGGACAACCCCTCGTTCACCTTCCGTTCACCAACGCGCGTGATCCCCGTCACCTCGCGTCCCTACAGTCGCTCTCGGGTCGGCACCGGCCCAGGGACCGCAGTGGTCCCACTGCACCCCATCCCCGAAGGGACCCCTGTGAACATCAAGCGAATCGGTTCGATCGCAGCAATCGCGATCGCCGGCGCAGTCGTGCTCTCCTCCTGCGCGGCGAACGAGGACGCGGGCAGCACCGAGTCCTCCTCCAGCAACAGCGACTACTCGAGCCTCTCCGGCACCCTGACCGGCTCCGGCTCGTCCGCCCAGCAGACCGCGCAGGCCACCTGGGCCGCCGGTTTCCAGGACCAGGCCTCGGGCGTCACGGTCAACTACTCGCCCGACGGTTCGGGCGCCGGTCGCAAGAACTTCGTCGCGGGGGCCGCGGACTTCGCCGGCTCCGACGCAGCACTGAACGACGAGGAGCTCTCGGGCTCCTTCGACCTGTGCAAGGCCGACACCAAGGCCATCGACATCCCGGTCTACATCTCCCCGATCGCGATCGCCTACAAGGTCGACGGCGTCAGCGACCTGACCCTCGACGCGAAGACCATCGCGGGCATCTTCTCGGGCAAGATCACCAAGTGGAACGACTCGCAGATCGCCGACCTGAACGACGGCGTCGACCTGCCGGACGCGAACATCACGGTCGTCCACCGCTCCGACGACTCGGGCACCACGCAGAACTTCTCGGAGTACGTCTCCGCGAACGCCGGCGACGTCTGGACCGAAGAGCCGAGCCAGACCTTCCCGTACTCGGTCGGTGACAGCGCGAAGGGCACCTCCGGTGTCGCCTCCGCGATGGGCAGCGCCACCAACGCGATCACCTACATCGACGACTCCGGCGCGGGCGACCTCGACAAGGCGAAGCTGATGGTCGGCGACAAGGCCACCGAGATCTCGGCCGACGGCGCCGCGCAGGTCGTCGCCGACTCGAAGGTCGCCACAGGCCGCGAGGACAACGACCTCGCGATCGACATCGACCGCAAGGACACCGCTGACGGCGCCTGGCCGCTCG of the Curtobacterium sp. TC1 genome contains:
- a CDS encoding RNA degradosome polyphosphate kinase encodes the protein MDTEPQLDGESVAPDLDDFDEVVEIEHESLPSDRYFDRELSWLRFNQRVLELGEDRTQPLLERANFLAIFASNLDEFFMVRVAGLKRRIDTGIAVPTNVGRAPSDVLRDIAKKAHELQDRHAQAFIGSLKPDLDAAGIHIEHWSDLDEADRLRMREYFNEQIFPVLMPLAVDPAHPFPYISGLSLNLAVRVRNPKSQRQEFARLKVPQNFSRFIKLPDDNSGRMRFIPLEDLIANHLDDLFPGMEVLEHHVFRVTRNEDVEIEEDEAENLIQALERELLRRRFGPPIRLEITEDMDPVTLDLLVRELDITEQEVFRLPSPLDLGGLFEISKINRPDLHYPKHVPTTPVQFQPGEPNTKPDLFRAIKANDVLVHHPYESFATSVQAFLEQAAADPHVLAIKQTLYRTSGDSPIVEALIDAAAAGKQVLALVEIKARFDEQNNITWARKLEKAGVHVVYGLVGLKTHSKLVLVIRQEGGTLKHYSHIGTGNYNPKTSRIYEDMGLFTADDTVGKDLTRLFNELSGYAIEKKFKRLLVAPLHLRKGLLKRIQTEADNARAGKPSGIRIKVNSMVDEQIIDALYLASQAGVPVDVWVRGICSLKPGMEGVSDTIRVRSIVGRYLEHSRAFAFHNEGDPAVFIGSADMMHRNLDRRVEALVRLTAPDHINEVLEMFDLAMADTASSWHLESDGEWTRHSTDDDGRPLEDVQNVTMRKISARKRSTR
- a CDS encoding NUDIX hydrolase, with product MSGGPSGPVLAAGAVVWREQDGTPLVLLIHRDHHKDVSLPKGKVDPGEAVPTTAVREIDEETGYRVHLGAPLGTAEYVLPNGRDKVVHYWAARVSAKEYARAGDFTPNHEVAALEWVTIDDARNRLTYERDVAILDRFAERAAAGHHRTFALIALRHAKTVPGSDWNGPDATRPLLPVGRSQAKAAASPVAAFGPKKIVSSTAARCLATVEPLSATTKLGVSSSSDISQDAHDRGAADVKGVVRRRLDKGKTAVLCSHGPVLPDIIARIATATADDSGRFDLRRAAMLSVGDFSVMHIAGETLVAVETHRNTIPA
- the pstS gene encoding phosphate ABC transporter substrate-binding protein PstS, with amino-acid sequence MNIKRIGSIAAIAIAGAVVLSSCAANEDAGSTESSSSNSDYSSLSGTLTGSGSSAQQTAQATWAAGFQDQASGVTVNYSPDGSGAGRKNFVAGAADFAGSDAALNDEELSGSFDLCKADTKAIDIPVYISPIAIAYKVDGVSDLTLDAKTIAGIFSGKITKWNDSQIADLNDGVDLPDANITVVHRSDDSGTTQNFSEYVSANAGDVWTEEPSQTFPYSVGDSAKGTSGVASAMGSATNAITYIDDSGAGDLDKAKLMVGDKATEISADGAAQVVADSKVATGREDNDLAIDIDRKDTADGAWPLVLVSYAIACQEYKDSDKADLVKGFLSYVVTGDAQDAAAKEAKSAALSSDLAEKAAAAVDSIK